In one window of Zhihengliuella sp. ISTPL4 DNA:
- a CDS encoding LacI family DNA-binding transcriptional regulator, producing MSKAATVYDVADRAGVSIATVSRVLRSPEAVRPVTRERVLDAVAALGYVPSGSARGLAERRTGVLGLYFPGFDAAEDAPPLDVLSVAARPPFTVLSDDQDAPHSPMLFLDEVLRGAELEAWKQGFVLMVGVGRDDPDRSTVRDMAGRVDGLMVLARSVPDEVLARLARRIPVVVLSGPPRGDSYDHVTVSNAEAMGELTRHVLSQVGEGEIVFLAGPVDSPDAEQRWQGVSAALAAAGRDPRAVRALRGDFTRASGRRVGEDLLRDGVPAALIAANDQMALGAMDVFRSAGVRVPDDVLLTGFDGIEAATLASPPLTTIRQPMIDLGRAAVQVLARRLEHPDAPPLTATLPLQVLLRESSRRPV from the coding sequence GTGAGCAAGGCCGCGACGGTGTACGACGTCGCCGACCGCGCCGGAGTGTCGATCGCGACGGTCTCGCGCGTGCTGCGCTCGCCGGAGGCCGTCCGCCCGGTGACCCGCGAACGGGTGCTCGACGCGGTCGCCGCGCTGGGCTACGTCCCCAGCGGCAGCGCCCGGGGTCTCGCGGAGCGCCGGACCGGGGTGCTGGGGCTGTACTTCCCGGGCTTCGACGCCGCTGAGGACGCTCCGCCTCTCGATGTGCTGTCGGTCGCCGCCCGCCCCCCGTTCACGGTGCTGTCGGATGACCAGGACGCGCCGCACTCCCCGATGCTGTTCCTCGACGAGGTCCTCCGGGGTGCGGAGCTGGAGGCGTGGAAGCAGGGGTTCGTGCTCATGGTGGGCGTCGGACGTGACGACCCCGACCGCTCGACCGTCCGCGACATGGCCGGCCGGGTGGACGGGCTCATGGTGCTCGCGCGCAGCGTTCCGGACGAGGTGCTCGCGCGGCTGGCCCGCCGGATTCCGGTGGTCGTGCTGTCCGGGCCGCCGCGGGGCGACTCCTACGACCATGTCACGGTGAGCAATGCCGAGGCGATGGGGGAGCTGACCCGCCATGTGCTGTCTCAGGTCGGCGAGGGGGAGATCGTCTTCCTCGCCGGGCCGGTCGACTCGCCGGACGCCGAGCAGCGGTGGCAGGGGGTGTCGGCCGCGCTCGCCGCGGCGGGTCGCGACCCGCGCGCGGTGCGCGCGCTGCGGGGCGACTTCACCCGCGCCTCCGGCCGCAGAGTGGGGGAGGACCTCCTGCGCGATGGCGTGCCCGCCGCGCTGATCGCCGCCAACGACCAGATGGCCCTCGGCGCCATGGACGTCTTCCGGAGCGCGGGCGTACGGGTGCCGGACGACGTGCTCCTGACCGGCTTCGATGGCATCGAGGCGGCGACTCTGGCCTCGCCGCCGCTGACCACGATCCGCCAGCCGATGATCGATCTGGGTCGCGCGGCCGTGCAGGTGCTCGCGCGGCGACTGGAGCACCCGGATGCCCCGCCGCTGACCGCGACTCTGCCCCTGCAGGTCCTGCTCCGCGAGAGCTCCAGACGCCCGGTCTGA
- a CDS encoding ABC transporter substrate-binding protein: MAETHTFRRWRRAAVVGLAAAAVALSGCSIQISSQPDPSIGDDTMLINADKGNPFFTQNFNPYLTNTRTASRWIYEPLILVNPLDGELTPWLASEWTQPDARTIVMTVRDGVEWSDGEPLTPEDVAFTFQLIRDEPSLDIKGAWQHIDRIEVDGDDVIFHLQSDDAPSLSILGQTMIVPEHLWADVEDPATWRNEEPVGTGPFVLGNYNDQQYSMDRNPDYWQADKIEIEHIILPATNTQLDTVTRGYDWAYSFISDVEGTWGAASPDNTWWFPPGGVISLVPNLEVAPFDDVNVRRGIAFALDREEIAETASEGYMQPAGQTGLILPNQEQYLDPEIPDQGMLTQDRDAALAAFAESGYTLQGDRLVGQDGEQLAFSLTTANGFSDWTRAAQTVQRQLADIGVKVSLKLPQPAGYQSAIGTGDFEMAIGGMGNGDVYQAYNSLLSSDFYVPAGEVTTNNFERYRSPEADALLEEYRATIDPDRQTEIVHELQSIVYEEVPVIGMYYGGIWGLFNDAKFTGWPSADDPYMIPQNYDSAPLGIFTHLKRTDGGDQ, translated from the coding sequence GTGGCAGAGACGCACACCTTCCGACGCTGGCGCCGCGCCGCCGTCGTGGGGCTCGCGGCCGCAGCGGTCGCGCTCAGCGGCTGCAGCATCCAGATCAGCTCGCAGCCCGACCCCTCGATCGGCGACGACACGATGCTCATCAACGCCGACAAGGGCAACCCGTTCTTCACGCAGAACTTCAACCCCTACCTCACGAACACCCGGACCGCCTCGCGGTGGATCTACGAGCCGCTCATCCTGGTGAACCCGCTCGATGGCGAGCTCACCCCGTGGCTCGCGTCCGAATGGACCCAGCCCGACGCCCGCACGATCGTGATGACGGTCCGCGACGGCGTGGAGTGGAGCGACGGCGAGCCCCTCACCCCGGAGGATGTGGCCTTCACGTTCCAGCTCATCAGAGATGAGCCCTCCCTCGACATCAAGGGCGCGTGGCAGCACATCGACCGCATCGAGGTCGACGGCGACGACGTGATCTTCCACCTGCAGAGCGACGACGCGCCTTCGCTGTCGATCCTCGGGCAGACCATGATCGTCCCCGAGCACCTGTGGGCCGACGTGGAGGATCCGGCCACCTGGCGCAACGAGGAGCCGGTCGGCACCGGACCGTTCGTGCTCGGCAACTACAACGACCAGCAGTACTCGATGGACCGCAACCCGGACTACTGGCAGGCGGACAAGATCGAGATCGAGCACATCATCCTGCCGGCCACGAACACCCAGCTCGACACCGTGACCCGCGGGTACGACTGGGCGTACTCGTTCATCTCCGACGTCGAGGGCACGTGGGGGGCGGCGAGTCCAGACAACACCTGGTGGTTCCCGCCGGGCGGCGTCATCTCTCTCGTGCCGAATCTCGAGGTCGCCCCCTTCGACGACGTGAACGTCCGCCGGGGCATCGCGTTCGCGCTCGACCGGGAGGAGATCGCGGAGACCGCCTCCGAGGGGTACATGCAGCCCGCAGGTCAGACCGGTCTCATCCTGCCCAACCAGGAGCAGTACCTCGACCCGGAGATCCCGGATCAGGGCATGCTCACGCAGGACCGCGACGCCGCGCTCGCGGCGTTCGCCGAGTCCGGCTACACCCTGCAGGGCGACCGGCTCGTCGGCCAGGACGGTGAACAGCTCGCGTTTTCGCTGACCACCGCCAACGGATTCTCGGACTGGACGCGCGCCGCCCAGACCGTGCAGCGCCAGCTCGCTGACATCGGCGTCAAGGTGTCGCTCAAGCTCCCGCAGCCCGCGGGGTACCAGAGCGCGATCGGTACCGGCGACTTCGAGATGGCGATCGGCGGCATGGGCAACGGCGACGTGTACCAGGCCTACAACAGCCTGCTCTCCAGCGACTTCTACGTGCCGGCCGGGGAGGTCACCACCAACAACTTCGAACGCTACCGTTCCCCGGAGGCCGATGCCCTCCTGGAGGAGTACCGCGCGACGATCGATCCCGACCGCCAGACCGAGATCGTGCATGAGCTGCAGAGCATCGTGTACGAGGAGGTCCCCGTGATCGGCATGTACTACGGCGGGATCTGGGGGCTGTTCAACGACGCGAAGTTCACCGGCTGGCCCTCCGCGGACGATCCGTACATGATCCCGCAGAACTACGACTCGGCGCCGCTGGGGATCTTCACCCATCTGAAGCGCACGGACGGGGGAGACCAGTGA
- a CDS encoding ABC transporter permease, whose translation MKYVLQKIGLFVLTLWAAITLNFFLPRLMPGSPADAAIAKLSQNGPVSDATRAAIEAQLGVPTGSVWDQYVAYLGQVVRLDFGVSYTFYPQTVSSMVSTALPYTLGLVGIVTILAFVIGTLIGVMAAWRRGTWLDSLPTLTGSFLSTFPYFWTALLLLFFLGYVLHWFPTTGAYSATTTPGFTWDFIVDLVRHAFLPALTILLTSLGGWIIGMRNAMINTLGEDYITFGEANGLRGRTIALRYAARNAILPNLTGFGLTLGGVVGGSILVEQVFGYPGIGYLLFNAVIGQDYPLMQALFLMITVSVLIANFLVDILYGVLDPRTRR comes from the coding sequence GTGAAGTACGTCCTCCAGAAGATCGGCCTGTTCGTGCTCACCCTGTGGGCCGCGATCACCCTGAACTTCTTCCTCCCGCGACTCATGCCCGGCTCTCCCGCCGACGCCGCGATCGCGAAGCTCTCCCAGAACGGTCCGGTCTCCGACGCCACGCGCGCGGCGATCGAGGCCCAGCTCGGGGTGCCGACCGGCTCCGTGTGGGATCAGTACGTGGCCTACCTCGGCCAGGTCGTGCGCCTCGACTTCGGCGTCTCGTACACGTTCTACCCGCAGACCGTGTCGAGCATGGTCTCCACCGCGCTGCCCTACACGCTCGGCCTCGTGGGCATCGTCACGATCCTCGCGTTCGTGATCGGCACGCTGATCGGCGTGATGGCCGCCTGGCGGCGCGGGACCTGGCTGGACTCGCTGCCGACGCTGACCGGGTCGTTCCTCAGCACGTTCCCGTACTTCTGGACGGCGCTGCTGCTGCTGTTCTTCCTCGGCTACGTGCTGCACTGGTTCCCGACCACCGGCGCCTACTCGGCGACGACCACCCCGGGGTTCACCTGGGACTTCATCGTCGACCTCGTCCGGCACGCGTTCCTTCCGGCGCTGACGATCCTCCTCACCTCCCTCGGCGGCTGGATCATCGGCATGCGCAACGCGATGATCAACACGCTCGGCGAGGACTACATCACCTTCGGCGAGGCGAACGGCCTCCGCGGCCGCACGATCGCCCTCCGCTACGCGGCCCGCAACGCGATCCTGCCGAACCTCACCGGCTTCGGGCTCACGCTCGGCGGCGTGGTGGGCGGCTCGATCCTCGTCGAGCAGGTGTTCGGATACCCGGGCATCGGCTACCTGCTGTTCAACGCCGTGATCGGGCAGGACTACCCGCTCATGCAGGCGCTCTTCCTGATGATCACCGTGAGCGTGCTCATCGCCAACTTCCTCGTGGACATCCTCTACGGGGTTCTCGACCCGAGGACTCGACGATGA
- a CDS encoding ABC transporter permease, translating into MTTPNPTPSTVTVKVPTTRIAAPSPWRAFGRMVGTLWSNGKARIGLCLLAFFVLVAVFAPLLAPYGPKENGFPRNADASWKHWLGTTAAGEDVLSQLIYGAQVSLLVGFAAGLLSTIVAVLIGLSWGYMRGFAGEVVGFIVNLFLVIPGLPLMIVIAAYLQNGGILMIIAVIVVTGWAWGARVLRSQTQSLRGNDFVTSAQFSGDSRARIVFREILPNMTSIIAGTLFGAATAAILAEAGLEFLGLGDSSIVSWGTMLYWAQNSNSLLTGQWLLLFAPGLCIALLALSLTLINFGVDGISNPRLREGKGR; encoded by the coding sequence ATGACGACTCCGAACCCCACCCCCAGCACCGTGACCGTCAAGGTCCCCACCACCCGCATCGCGGCGCCCAGCCCCTGGCGCGCCTTCGGCCGCATGGTCGGCACCCTGTGGTCCAACGGCAAGGCCCGCATCGGCCTCTGCCTCCTCGCGTTCTTCGTCCTCGTCGCCGTGTTCGCCCCGCTCCTGGCGCCGTACGGACCGAAGGAGAACGGGTTCCCGCGCAACGCCGACGCCTCGTGGAAGCACTGGCTCGGCACGACCGCGGCCGGGGAGGACGTGCTCAGCCAGCTCATCTACGGCGCGCAGGTCAGCCTCCTCGTCGGCTTCGCAGCGGGACTCCTCTCCACGATCGTCGCCGTGCTCATCGGCCTGAGCTGGGGGTACATGCGCGGCTTCGCGGGCGAGGTCGTCGGGTTCATCGTGAACCTCTTCCTCGTGATCCCCGGACTTCCGCTGATGATCGTGATCGCGGCCTACCTGCAGAACGGTGGCATCCTCATGATCATCGCCGTGATCGTCGTGACCGGATGGGCCTGGGGGGCCCGTGTGCTGCGCAGCCAGACCCAGTCCCTCCGCGGCAATGACTTCGTCACCTCGGCGCAGTTCTCCGGAGACAGCAGGGCGCGCATCGTCTTCCGCGAGATCCTGCCGAACATGACGTCGATCATCGCCGGCACGCTCTTCGGGGCGGCGACGGCGGCGATCCTCGCGGAGGCGGGGCTGGAGTTCCTCGGCCTCGGCGACTCCAGCATCGTCAGCTGGGGCACGATGCTCTACTGGGCGCAGAACTCGAACTCCCTGCTCACCGGCCAGTGGCTGCTGCTGTTCGCGCCCGGTCTGTGCATCGCGCTGCTCGCCCTCAGCCTCACACTCATCAACTTCGGCGTGGACGGCATCTCCAATCCGCGCCTCCGCGAAGGGAAGGGCCGATGA
- a CDS encoding ABC transporter ATP-binding protein, giving the protein MSAMEHDEILLDVRSLSVEYASPGQEPVPAVRDVSFTLRRGEFVGLVGESGSGKSTLGFALTRLQKPPARISGGRILFDGRDIRELDAEELRRQRQGGFAMVLQSGMNALNPVRTVGNHFRDIFAAHGHVPAEQRQARARELVGKVGLKPEVLDRYPGELSGGMRQRASIALALSLEPQLMVFDEPTTALDVLVQHAVMDTIQELQRSERFTAILISHDLGIVLEATDRVMVMHEGRIVEDAPSQDILHRPQDDYTRMLLSHYADPRAEKIEIPGFVDLGTRRREGRSRTDVTETLPTVSPRDARRADAAIVVDGVTKRYPAPRRGQDPVVAVDDVSFRLEPGEALALVGASGSGKSTIAKMLTGVEKPTSGSIRFGDTDVASLKRRGLRDLRKDVQMVFQDPYAALNPLHTVEYALTRPVVNYTRLRGAEARARVLELLETVGLTPVEQFAAKLPHQLSGGQRQRVVIARALASDPQVLIADEPVSMLDVSLRAGVLALLEDLRERWGISMLYITHDLLSARLVTENILVLNSGRVVERGETSQVLQHPEDPYTVELLDAVPNPARAR; this is encoded by the coding sequence ATGAGCGCTATGGAGCACGACGAGATCCTCCTCGATGTCCGGTCGCTCTCCGTGGAGTACGCCTCCCCGGGGCAGGAGCCGGTGCCGGCCGTGCGCGACGTGTCGTTCACGCTCCGGCGCGGCGAGTTCGTCGGGCTCGTCGGCGAGTCCGGGTCAGGCAAGTCCACGCTGGGCTTCGCCCTCACGCGGCTGCAGAAGCCGCCGGCGCGCATCAGCGGCGGACGCATCCTCTTCGACGGTCGCGACATCCGCGAGCTCGATGCCGAGGAGCTGCGACGTCAGCGGCAGGGTGGCTTCGCGATGGTGCTGCAGTCCGGCATGAACGCGCTGAACCCTGTCCGCACCGTGGGCAACCACTTCCGGGACATCTTCGCCGCGCACGGTCATGTGCCCGCCGAGCAGCGCCAGGCCAGGGCGCGGGAGCTCGTCGGCAAGGTGGGGCTGAAGCCGGAGGTGCTCGACCGGTACCCCGGTGAGCTCTCCGGCGGCATGCGGCAGCGCGCCTCGATCGCCCTCGCCCTCTCGCTCGAACCCCAGCTGATGGTGTTCGACGAGCCCACCACGGCGCTCGACGTGCTCGTCCAGCATGCGGTCATGGACACGATCCAGGAGCTGCAGCGGTCCGAGCGCTTCACGGCGATCCTCATCAGCCACGACCTCGGCATCGTCCTCGAGGCGACCGATCGGGTGATGGTGATGCACGAGGGCCGCATCGTGGAGGACGCCCCCAGCCAGGACATCCTGCATCGCCCGCAGGATGACTACACCCGGATGCTGCTGAGCCACTACGCCGACCCGCGCGCCGAGAAGATCGAGATCCCCGGGTTCGTCGATCTCGGCACCCGCCGCCGGGAGGGACGCAGCCGCACGGACGTCACCGAGACCCTGCCGACCGTGTCTCCGCGGGACGCCCGCCGGGCCGATGCCGCGATCGTCGTGGACGGCGTGACCAAGCGCTATCCGGCACCGCGCCGCGGTCAGGATCCCGTCGTCGCGGTCGACGACGTGTCCTTCCGCCTGGAGCCGGGAGAGGCGCTGGCGCTCGTCGGTGCCTCCGGATCGGGCAAGTCGACGATCGCGAAGATGCTCACCGGTGTCGAGAAGCCGACCTCCGGCAGCATCCGGTTCGGCGATACCGACGTCGCGTCCCTGAAGCGCCGAGGCCTCCGCGACCTCCGCAAGGACGTGCAGATGGTGTTCCAGGATCCGTACGCGGCCCTGAACCCGCTGCACACCGTCGAGTACGCACTGACCCGTCCCGTCGTGAACTACACGAGGCTGCGCGGGGCGGAGGCCAGGGCCCGTGTGCTCGAACTGCTGGAGACGGTGGGCCTGACGCCCGTCGAGCAGTTCGCCGCCAAGCTGCCGCACCAGCTCTCCGGCGGGCAGCGGCAGCGCGTGGTGATCGCCAGGGCGCTCGCGAGCGACCCGCAGGTGCTCATCGCGGACGAGCCGGTGTCGATGCTCGACGTGTCGCTCCGCGCCGGCGTGCTCGCGCTGCTGGAGGACCTCCGCGAACGGTGGGGCATCAGCATGCTCTACATCACCCACGATCTGCTGAGCGCGCGGCTCGTCACCGAGAACATCCTCGTGCTCAACAGCGGCCGCGTCGTCGAGCGAGGCGAGACCTCGCAGGTGCTGCAGCATCCGGAGGACCCGTACACCGTCGAACTGCTCGACGCCGTGCCGAACCCCGCCCGCGCCCGCTGA
- a CDS encoding glycoside hydrolase family 1 protein produces the protein MLAFPDGFLWGAATAAHQVEGNNTTSNWWAMEHAPDSPMAEPSGDAADHFHRYPEDMRLLAEAGLNSYRFSVEWARIEPERGFVSRAMLDHYRRMIDTARENGLDPTVTLMHFTVPQWFQKDGFWRADDAVDLFSRYVETVLPILDGVRYVCTINEPNIAAMLAGGEDAANLVAYGLPNPDLGVADTLLTAHRRASEILHTVPGAQAGWTIATQAFHSTGEPGADEMLATYGDPRDHWYLEQSAGDDFVGVQAYTRTFIGPEGPLPVSPDVETTLTGWEFFPEALELGVRSAWERSGGVPVLVTENGIATADDTRRIAYTQGALEGLHRAISDGIEVRAYQHWSALDNYEWASGFRPTFGLIGFDHETFERFPKPSLAWLGEVARRNGL, from the coding sequence GTGCTCGCATTCCCCGACGGCTTCCTCTGGGGTGCCGCGACCGCCGCCCATCAGGTGGAGGGCAACAACACCACGAGCAACTGGTGGGCGATGGAACACGCGCCCGACTCGCCCATGGCCGAGCCCTCCGGTGACGCCGCCGACCATTTCCACCGCTACCCGGAGGACATGCGGCTGCTCGCCGAGGCCGGGCTGAACTCCTACCGGTTCTCGGTCGAGTGGGCGCGGATCGAGCCGGAGCGCGGGTTCGTCTCGCGGGCGATGCTCGACCACTACCGCCGCATGATCGACACCGCCAGGGAGAACGGGCTGGACCCGACGGTCACCCTCATGCACTTCACGGTGCCGCAGTGGTTCCAGAAGGACGGCTTCTGGCGTGCCGACGACGCGGTGGACCTGTTCTCCCGCTACGTGGAGACCGTGCTGCCGATCCTCGACGGCGTGCGCTACGTGTGCACGATCAACGAGCCGAACATCGCGGCGATGCTGGCCGGGGGAGAGGACGCGGCGAACCTCGTCGCCTACGGCCTGCCGAACCCCGACCTCGGCGTCGCGGACACCCTGCTGACGGCCCACCGGCGCGCGTCCGAGATCCTGCACACGGTGCCCGGGGCGCAGGCAGGCTGGACGATCGCCACCCAGGCCTTCCACTCCACCGGCGAGCCCGGCGCGGACGAGATGCTCGCGACGTACGGCGACCCGCGCGACCACTGGTACCTGGAGCAGTCCGCCGGAGACGACTTCGTGGGCGTGCAGGCCTATACCCGCACCTTCATCGGTCCGGAGGGGCCCCTGCCGGTGTCGCCGGACGTGGAGACGACGCTCACGGGCTGGGAGTTCTTCCCCGAGGCCCTCGAGCTGGGCGTCCGGAGCGCGTGGGAGCGCAGCGGCGGCGTTCCCGTGCTCGTCACGGAGAACGGCATCGCGACGGCCGACGACACCCGGCGCATCGCCTACACGCAGGGAGCGCTGGAGGGGCTGCACCGCGCCATCAGCGATGGCATCGAGGTCCGCGCCTACCAGCACTGGAGCGCGCTGGACAACTACGAGTGGGCGAGCGGGTTCCGGCCGACGTTCGGTCTCATCGGCTTCGACCACGAGACCTTCGAGCGGTTCCCGAAGCCCTCGCTGGCCTGGCTCGGCGAGGTCGCCCGCCGCAATGGGCTCTGA
- the metG gene encoding methionine--tRNA ligase — translation MPAGDSFYITTPIYYPSDVPHIGHGYTTVAVDTLARWHRQAGDDTWMLTGTDEHGQKMLRAAAANGVTPQEWVDKLVSESWFPLLKTLDVANDDFIRTTQERHETNVQTFFQRLYDRGYIYAGEYEALYCVGCEEFKPESEIVDGTGPFEGLKVCAIHSKPLELLQEKNYFFKLSEFQDRLLELYKTEPDFVRPDSARNEVVSFVSQGLKDLSISRSTFDWGIPLPWDESHVIYVWVDALLNYATAVGYGSDEETFARRWPAYHVVGKDILRFHAVIWPALLMAAGLDVPKGVFAHGWLLVGGEKMSKSKLTGIAPTEITDVFGSDAYRFYFLSAIAFGQDGSFSWEDLSARYQAELANGFGNLASRTTAMIEKYFEGIVPPAAEYTEADLAIQRIVADAATKADAAVGQFRIDEAISAIWTIVDALNGYITENEPWALARDEDQRERLGTVLYTCAEGLRALAVLLSPVMPQSTEKLWIALGAAETLGRLQDQPIREAGAWGALKPGTSVNGLAPLFPRVESTA, via the coding sequence ATGCCCGCTGGCGACTCCTTCTACATCACCACGCCCATCTACTACCCCTCCGATGTGCCGCACATCGGCCACGGGTACACGACGGTGGCCGTCGACACCCTCGCGCGGTGGCACCGCCAGGCGGGGGACGACACGTGGATGCTCACGGGAACGGACGAGCACGGTCAGAAGATGCTGCGGGCCGCGGCGGCGAACGGCGTCACCCCGCAGGAATGGGTCGACAAGCTCGTCAGCGAGAGCTGGTTCCCGCTGCTGAAGACCCTCGACGTCGCGAACGACGACTTCATCCGCACCACGCAGGAGCGCCACGAGACGAACGTGCAGACGTTCTTCCAGCGGCTCTATGACCGTGGCTACATCTACGCCGGCGAGTACGAGGCGCTCTACTGCGTGGGCTGCGAGGAGTTCAAGCCGGAATCGGAGATCGTCGACGGCACGGGCCCCTTCGAGGGGCTGAAGGTCTGCGCGATCCACTCCAAGCCGCTGGAGCTGCTGCAGGAGAAGAACTACTTCTTCAAGCTCAGCGAGTTCCAGGATCGCCTGCTCGAGCTGTACAAGACGGAGCCCGACTTCGTGCGCCCCGACTCGGCGCGCAACGAGGTCGTCTCGTTCGTGAGCCAGGGCCTGAAGGACCTCTCGATCTCCCGCTCGACCTTCGACTGGGGCATCCCGCTGCCGTGGGACGAGTCGCACGTCATCTACGTGTGGGTCGACGCCCTGCTCAACTACGCCACCGCCGTCGGCTACGGCTCCGACGAGGAGACCTTCGCGCGGCGCTGGCCGGCCTACCACGTGGTCGGCAAGGACATCCTGCGCTTCCACGCCGTCATCTGGCCGGCTCTGCTGATGGCGGCGGGGCTCGACGTGCCGAAGGGCGTATTCGCGCACGGCTGGCTGCTCGTCGGCGGCGAGAAGATGTCGAAGTCGAAGCTCACCGGCATCGCGCCGACCGAGATCACCGATGTCTTCGGCTCCGACGCCTACCGCTTCTACTTCCTGTCGGCGATCGCGTTCGGTCAGGACGGCTCCTTCTCCTGGGAGGACCTCTCCGCGCGGTACCAGGCAGAGCTCGCGAACGGCTTCGGCAACCTCGCCTCCCGCACGACCGCGATGATCGAGAAGTACTTCGAGGGCATCGTGCCCCCGGCGGCCGAGTACACCGAGGCCGACCTCGCGATCCAGCGAATCGTCGCGGACGCTGCGACGAAGGCGGACGCCGCGGTCGGCCAGTTCCGCATCGACGAGGCGATCTCCGCGATCTGGACCATCGTCGACGCGCTCAACGGGTACATCACGGAGAACGAGCCGTGGGCGCTCGCCCGCGACGAGGACCAGCGCGAGCGTCTGGGCACCGTGCTCTACACCTGCGCCGAGGGGCTGCGGGCGCTCGCCGTGCTGCTGTCGCCGGTGATGCCGCAGTCGACCGAGAAGCTGTGGATCGCGCTCGGCGCCGCGGAGACCCTCGGACGGCTGCAGGACCAGCCCATCCGTGAGGCGGGAGCCTGGGGTGCGCTGAAGCCGGGCACGAGCGTCAACGGCCTCGCGCCGCTGTTCCCGCGCGTGGAGTCCACGGCCTGA
- a CDS encoding TatD family hydrolase, whose translation MAETYVRERSGDGRKDRSYPAAPEPLVVPVYDNHAHLEIADGPSTGSGTQGLSLVEQLDQAEAVGVIGVVQASGDIESSRWAVEAAASDPRVLAAVAIHPNDAPTYAEEGRLDEALAVIDELAAHPRTRAIGETGLDFFRTEPERRAPQFASFEAHIALAKKHGIAMQIHDRDAHEAVLETLTRVGAPERTVFHCFSGDDAMARVCAEAGYYLSFAGNVTFKNAQNLRDALKVTPLDRLLVETDAPFLTPVPLRGRPNAPYLVPLTVRFLAGELDLDVDELSAQLAENTLRVYGSFAD comes from the coding sequence ATGGCGGAGACCTACGTGCGCGAGCGCTCGGGCGACGGGCGCAAGGACCGGAGCTACCCGGCGGCCCCGGAGCCCCTCGTGGTGCCAGTGTACGACAACCACGCGCATCTCGAGATCGCCGATGGCCCTTCGACAGGCTCAGGAACCCAGGGGCTCTCGCTCGTCGAACAGCTCGACCAGGCCGAGGCCGTCGGCGTCATCGGCGTCGTGCAGGCGTCCGGCGACATCGAGTCGTCCCGCTGGGCGGTCGAGGCCGCCGCGTCGGATCCGCGGGTCCTCGCCGCGGTCGCCATCCACCCGAACGACGCCCCGACGTACGCGGAGGAGGGCCGCCTCGATGAGGCGCTCGCCGTGATCGACGAGCTCGCCGCCCATCCGCGCACGCGCGCGATCGGCGAGACGGGGCTCGACTTCTTCCGCACCGAACCGGAGCGCCGCGCGCCGCAGTTCGCCTCCTTCGAGGCGCACATCGCCCTCGCCAAGAAGCACGGCATCGCGATGCAGATCCACGACAGGGATGCGCATGAGGCCGTGCTCGAGACGCTGACACGGGTCGGCGCCCCGGAGCGCACCGTGTTCCACTGCTTCTCGGGCGACGATGCGATGGCCCGGGTCTGCGCCGAGGCCGGGTACTACCTGTCCTTCGCCGGGAACGTGACGTTCAAGAACGCCCAGAACCTGCGTGACGCGCTGAAGGTCACCCCGCTCGACCGCCTCCTCGTCGAGACGGACGCCCCGTTCCTCACGCCGGTCCCGCTGCGGGGTCGCCCGAACGCGCCGTACCTCGTGCCGCTCACGGTGCGCTTCCTGGCCGGCGAGCTCGATCTGGATGTGGACGAGCTCTCCGCGCAGCTCGCCGAGAACACGCTGCGGGTCTACGGCTCGTTCGCCGACTGA